A part of Saccharomonospora amisosensis genomic DNA contains:
- a CDS encoding helix-turn-helix transcriptional regulator, with the protein MRYESERVGQLLSGDEAGELLTAVADDPLAPLRAMIVAPGGYGKSALLGELRRGYRRAEVPVVDAHDALTDPAGCARAAILVDDAHRLPTDHVARLTELAAEQRSRLIVARRPWPYSSALAELTGVLERTRPTVLLRPLDRAAIAERVRALLGDVLAHDEVPAELVEALEAQTGGVPRYVDRVLRALRPTGAEQAPLTVPFRVPHAAVIGFQSELDRLDPRLHRLLLAKAVAPELQAELLTALLGLDADDAWELLDAARATGLLDRGGALLPIARRAITALNPAERRLAVHRGLIEAQRERGGPLLALVRPLLGTGVGGSAIAAAFEEAADEAFADSPELAAELYAAATAAGSPAAALAGRRARAAALCGDLDTAMRLADGVLSGAQDADRATAANVAGTVLAHRGLLGSSAELHRWAGSASGKAFAVLALIGTGQLAQARELLAGRGCGGPPVLVNSVLTRLAQGVHESVTEGAVTALATLTRASSMLEPVGRAELLPETPAALAALVALHCGEFTAADSVLRRAEAAGMGGALAARRHRLLRAWGVMLRGDTDIAGRLLAEAGGSPDKLEPRDALVASALRAGIARRESDLGALRDAWEQAKEVAVRHPTDLFCLLPLGELAVVAARLGEQDRLAPHLAEAQTLLDQLGDPPLWEAPLRWNRMHAAIVSERLDAAEPHVRALAAMADDHPYFKALATAAHGWLDVLAGNIDPTVVESAARGLHAAGLRWDGARLAGQAAIRTTDRKAMLRLLGCARALQPSTSRQGNDRRDSQAATGEPGRRATGTLSEREREVAELVVDGFTYKEIGQRLFISAKTVEYHVARMRQRFGCTSRSDLLERLRSLLGHRSTS; encoded by the coding sequence GTGCGGTACGAGTCCGAGCGAGTGGGTCAACTGCTCAGCGGCGACGAGGCGGGTGAGCTGCTCACCGCCGTCGCCGACGACCCGCTCGCGCCGTTACGCGCCATGATCGTCGCTCCTGGCGGGTATGGGAAGAGCGCACTGCTCGGTGAGTTGCGTCGCGGCTACCGGCGCGCCGAGGTACCCGTGGTCGACGCCCACGACGCGCTGACCGACCCGGCGGGATGCGCGCGAGCCGCGATCCTGGTGGACGACGCGCACCGGCTGCCCACCGACCACGTAGCTCGGCTGACCGAACTGGCCGCCGAGCAGCGGAGCCGGCTGATCGTCGCGCGCAGACCGTGGCCGTACTCGTCCGCGCTGGCCGAACTGACCGGCGTCCTGGAACGCACGCGTCCGACGGTGCTGCTGCGACCGCTGGATCGCGCGGCCATCGCCGAGCGAGTCCGCGCGCTGCTCGGTGATGTGCTCGCCCACGACGAAGTCCCTGCCGAACTCGTCGAGGCGCTCGAGGCGCAAACCGGTGGCGTCCCGCGATATGTCGACCGGGTCCTGCGCGCGTTGCGTCCCACGGGGGCTGAGCAGGCGCCGCTGACAGTGCCCTTCCGCGTGCCGCACGCGGCGGTCATCGGGTTCCAGTCCGAACTCGACCGCCTCGACCCCCGGCTGCACCGGCTGCTGCTCGCCAAGGCGGTGGCTCCGGAGTTGCAGGCCGAACTGCTCACCGCGCTGCTCGGACTCGACGCGGACGACGCGTGGGAACTGCTGGACGCCGCCCGCGCCACCGGGCTGCTCGACCGCGGCGGTGCGCTGCTGCCGATAGCCAGGCGTGCGATCACCGCGCTCAACCCGGCCGAACGCAGACTGGCCGTGCACCGAGGACTCATCGAGGCGCAGCGCGAGCGGGGTGGTCCGTTGCTGGCGCTGGTGCGCCCGCTACTCGGCACGGGCGTGGGCGGCAGTGCCATCGCGGCGGCGTTCGAGGAGGCAGCCGACGAGGCCTTCGCGGACTCGCCGGAACTGGCCGCCGAGTTGTACGCCGCTGCCACGGCGGCGGGATCACCGGCCGCCGCGCTGGCGGGTCGCCGGGCACGCGCCGCCGCGCTGTGCGGTGACCTCGACACCGCGATGCGGCTGGCCGACGGTGTGCTCTCCGGCGCACAGGACGCCGACAGGGCGACAGCCGCCAACGTCGCGGGCACGGTGCTGGCACATCGTGGTCTGCTCGGCTCCAGCGCCGAACTGCACCGGTGGGCAGGTTCGGCCTCCGGCAAGGCGTTCGCCGTGCTCGCACTCATCGGCACCGGGCAACTGGCACAGGCGCGGGAGCTGTTGGCCGGGCGCGGCTGCGGCGGTCCACCGGTGCTGGTCAACAGCGTCCTCACGCGGCTGGCGCAAGGCGTCCATGAGTCGGTGACCGAAGGTGCCGTCACCGCGCTGGCCACCCTCACGCGAGCATCGTCGATGCTGGAACCGGTTGGCCGTGCTGAACTGCTGCCCGAGACACCTGCCGCGCTCGCCGCGCTCGTGGCCTTGCACTGCGGCGAGTTCACGGCCGCGGACTCGGTGCTGCGGCGCGCGGAAGCAGCCGGGATGGGAGGTGCGCTCGCCGCCCGCAGGCACCGGCTGTTGCGGGCGTGGGGCGTGATGCTGCGCGGCGACACCGACATCGCCGGGCGGCTCCTGGCCGAGGCGGGCGGTTCGCCGGACAAGCTGGAGCCTCGCGACGCGCTGGTGGCTTCGGCGCTGCGGGCGGGGATCGCCCGAAGGGAAAGCGACCTCGGTGCGCTGCGCGACGCCTGGGAGCAAGCCAAGGAAGTCGCCGTGCGGCACCCCACCGATCTGTTCTGCCTGCTGCCGCTGGGTGAGCTCGCGGTGGTGGCGGCGAGGCTCGGCGAGCAGGACCGGTTGGCCCCACATCTGGCGGAGGCACAGACACTGCTCGACCAGCTTGGTGACCCGCCGCTGTGGGAGGCCCCGCTGCGCTGGAACCGGATGCACGCCGCGATCGTCAGTGAACGGCTGGACGCAGCCGAGCCTCACGTCAGGGCGCTCGCCGCGATGGCTGACGACCACCCGTACTTCAAGGCGCTGGCGACGGCCGCGCACGGCTGGCTGGACGTGCTCGCCGGGAACATCGACCCCACAGTGGTGGAGTCGGCAGCGCGAGGGCTGCACGCCGCGGGTCTGCGGTGGGACGGGGCCCGGCTCGCCGGTCAGGCCGCGATCCGCACCACGGACCGCAAGGCGATGCTGCGGCTGCTGGGGTGCGCCCGTGCCTTGCAGCCGTCGACGTCGCGGCAGGGCAATGATCGGCGGGACAGCCAGGCTGCGACCGGCGAGCCGGGCCGCCGCGCAACGGGCACGCTCAGCGAGCGGGAGCGTGAGGTCGCCGAGCTGGTGGTGGACGGCTTCACCTACAAGGAGATCGGGCAGCGGCTGTTCATCTCGGCGAAGACCGTGGAATATCACGTGGCCAGAATGCGGCAGCGGTTTGGCTGCACGTCTCGAAGCGACCTGCTCGAGCGGTTGCGGAGCCTGCTGGGTCACCGGTCGACGTCCTGA
- a CDS encoding DUF3040 domain-containing protein has product MPLNEQERHVLFELERNLRTEDPRLAHVLANVSRTEHTTSVWLTLMILAAVGAGLALLVFGWVLPGLLVIGAGTAGPVLWASRRYYHPDCHHVVSSAQDHCPRCTPSPA; this is encoded by the coding sequence GTGCCGCTGAACGAACAGGAACGGCATGTGCTGTTCGAACTCGAACGGAATCTGCGAACCGAAGACCCGCGACTGGCGCACGTACTCGCGAACGTCAGCCGCACCGAGCACACCACGTCGGTCTGGCTCACGCTGATGATTCTCGCCGCGGTCGGAGCCGGACTGGCACTGCTGGTGTTCGGCTGGGTGCTTCCTGGCCTGCTCGTCATCGGTGCGGGTACCGCTGGACCCGTCCTGTGGGCGTCCAGGCGCTACTACCACCCCGATTGCCACCACGTCGTGTCCTCGGCGCAGGACCACTGCCCGCGTTGCACGCCCTCGCCCGCCTGA
- a CDS encoding IniB N-terminal domain-containing protein: MEITNMGPVQTLHEFATNLLSDPQALADFDADPQGVLNAAGLGDVTAADVREILPLVMDTAPAAVAETLGSLAATADVTGTLDNAVTHVSEAGSTLIGGVADVASGPLGALPDLSGVFGGVSDVASATGLNTVTDGVLNTVSDVVDGVADTVDEVPVAGPLVDAAATDLQHTVAGVGEHIYDGKLVGAVADGVTNHLGDAALAGALVDTVSGLPAVGEPLGGLVETVRYEGGAMLGTANGALGSTPIGEPSGQALAAANNDGDFDATGDVADTLDHVAAAAPALPATPSVEDAVGTVEGTVGTVQHTVSDVTEDVPVAGTVVDDVNDTVGGLASSDLAQGVAVMDPVDTVMDTVDSVHVSDVGNLAGGLDVPGTDNLPSTPDLDLGM; this comes from the coding sequence ATGGAGATAACCAATATGGGTCCGGTGCAGACGCTGCACGAATTCGCAACGAACCTCCTGAGCGACCCACAGGCGCTGGCGGACTTCGACGCCGATCCGCAGGGGGTGTTGAATGCCGCCGGACTCGGAGACGTCACCGCAGCCGACGTGCGGGAGATCCTTCCGCTGGTCATGGACACCGCACCCGCTGCCGTTGCCGAGACGCTCGGCTCCCTCGCGGCCACCGCCGACGTCACAGGCACTCTCGACAACGCCGTCACCCACGTCAGCGAGGCGGGCTCAACGCTGATCGGTGGCGTGGCCGACGTCGCTTCCGGGCCGCTGGGCGCCCTGCCTGACCTGAGCGGTGTGTTCGGCGGCGTCAGTGACGTGGCAAGCGCGACGGGGCTGAACACCGTCACCGACGGCGTGCTCAACACCGTTTCCGACGTCGTCGACGGTGTGGCCGACACCGTCGACGAGGTGCCGGTGGCGGGCCCGCTGGTGGACGCCGCCGCCACCGACCTGCAGCACACCGTGGCCGGTGTCGGCGAGCACATCTACGACGGCAAGCTCGTCGGGGCGGTGGCGGACGGCGTCACCAACCACCTCGGCGATGCCGCACTGGCAGGCGCCCTGGTCGACACCGTCAGCGGGCTGCCCGCCGTCGGTGAGCCGCTCGGCGGGCTTGTGGAGACCGTGCGGTACGAGGGCGGCGCCATGCTCGGCACCGCCAACGGTGCGCTCGGCTCCACCCCGATCGGTGAGCCGAGCGGCCAGGCACTGGCCGCCGCGAACAACGACGGCGACTTCGACGCGACGGGCGACGTGGCCGACACGCTGGACCACGTCGCGGCCGCCGCTCCGGCGCTGCCCGCCACGCCGTCCGTCGAGGACGCTGTCGGCACGGTGGAGGGCACCGTCGGCACGGTGCAGCACACCGTCAGCGACGTCACCGAGGACGTGCCCGTCGCGGGCACCGTGGTCGACGACGTCAACGACACGGTCGGCGGCCTGGCAAGCTCCGACCTCGCCCAGGGTGTCGCCGTCATGGACCCGGTCGACACCGTGATGGACACTGTGGACAGTGTCCACGTCAGCGATGTCGGCAACCTCGCGGGTGGTCTCGACGTGCCCGGCACCGACAACCTGCCGAGCACTCCGGATCTGGACCTCGGCATGTGA
- a CDS encoding acyltransferase family protein yields MSVLRASVPEGLASPTRPQRRFRPELQGLRALAAVLVVVYHVWLGRISGGVDVFFLISGFLITGQLFRAGLRGRIEFRPMWGRMIKRLFPAALTVLLATIALSVWLLPEHRWLQTIREVVASALYAENWVLAADSVNYFAQHSTASVVQHFWSLSIQGQFYLVWPLLVAAVAFFARRAGWSLRRSLFTVVGVLLAASLAYSVWLTAVDQPLAYFTSLTRIWEFALGGLLALAIEAIRVPGMLRVLLGWLGVFGLVSCGMLLQVGTVFPGYAALWPTVSAALVLVAGVTGYRVGADRILSSRPLIYLGNLSYSLYLWHWPVLLFYLIWRDQPAVGWRGGAVVIAVSTVLAALTYHLVEQPVRDSRIGVSTNWGAYRFGVAALVPVLLAAGAWQLVSTQRASFALDVDDPNHPGAMAMEAGGPILDLRASVVPPFAALPRQYAPLPDEECVDSPRHEDLRVCTIEPDGPPTRHVVLTGDSHAHQYIAALRPIVRHRGWQITTMLKGGCALTEGSKWPECASWNEAVMAEILQRRPEAVITMGTRDVRVGLRERTPEGYVAQWRVLAEAGIPVVAIRDNPRFDYEPSECVQKHGLDAWQCRQPRADMLADEPPYERLSGIPSTVSFLDFSDYFCTDRHCPPVIGNMLVYLDDNHVTAAYLETMSPMVEERMVGALGWENDPLPVASR; encoded by the coding sequence ATGTCCGTGCTTCGAGCCTCGGTGCCCGAAGGGCTTGCCAGTCCTACGCGGCCGCAGCGGCGGTTCCGGCCGGAGTTGCAGGGCCTGCGCGCGCTCGCGGCCGTGCTCGTGGTCGTCTACCACGTGTGGCTGGGCCGCATTTCCGGTGGTGTGGACGTGTTCTTCCTCATCTCCGGCTTTCTGATCACGGGTCAGCTGTTTCGCGCTGGGCTGCGCGGCCGCATCGAGTTCCGGCCGATGTGGGGCCGCATGATCAAGCGGCTGTTCCCCGCGGCGCTGACCGTGTTGCTGGCCACCATCGCGCTGTCGGTGTGGTTGCTGCCGGAGCACCGCTGGTTGCAGACCATCCGCGAAGTGGTCGCCTCGGCGCTGTACGCGGAGAACTGGGTGCTGGCGGCGGACTCGGTGAACTACTTCGCGCAGCACAGCACCGCCAGTGTGGTGCAACACTTCTGGTCGTTGTCGATCCAGGGGCAGTTCTACCTGGTGTGGCCGCTGCTGGTCGCCGCAGTCGCGTTCTTCGCGCGCAGGGCGGGTTGGAGCCTGCGGCGGTCGCTGTTCACCGTGGTCGGCGTCCTGCTCGCGGCATCGCTGGCCTACTCGGTGTGGCTGACCGCTGTCGACCAGCCGCTGGCGTACTTCACGTCACTGACGAGGATCTGGGAGTTCGCGCTCGGTGGGTTGCTGGCGCTGGCGATCGAGGCGATCAGGGTGCCGGGGATGCTGCGAGTCCTGCTCGGCTGGCTGGGCGTGTTCGGTCTCGTGTCGTGCGGGATGCTGTTGCAGGTCGGTACCGTGTTTCCTGGTTACGCGGCGCTGTGGCCGACCGTGTCGGCCGCGTTGGTGCTGGTGGCGGGCGTCACCGGCTACCGGGTGGGTGCCGACCGGATCCTGTCGTCGCGTCCATTGATCTACCTGGGCAACCTCAGCTACTCGCTGTACCTGTGGCACTGGCCGGTGTTGCTGTTCTACCTGATCTGGCGCGACCAGCCCGCCGTCGGCTGGCGCGGCGGCGCCGTGGTGATCGCTGTCTCGACGGTGCTGGCCGCGTTGACGTATCACCTGGTGGAGCAGCCGGTGCGCGACTCCCGAATCGGGGTGAGCACCAACTGGGGTGCGTACCGGTTCGGCGTGGCCGCGCTGGTGCCCGTCTTGCTCGCGGCGGGGGCGTGGCAGCTGGTGAGCACGCAGCGGGCGTCGTTCGCACTCGACGTGGACGACCCGAACCACCCCGGGGCGATGGCGATGGAGGCGGGCGGGCCGATCCTGGACCTGCGGGCGTCGGTTGTGCCACCGTTCGCGGCCCTGCCGCGCCAGTACGCACCGCTTCCCGACGAGGAATGCGTCGACTCGCCACGGCACGAGGACCTGCGGGTGTGCACCATCGAACCCGACGGACCGCCGACCCGGCATGTGGTGCTCACCGGCGATTCGCACGCCCACCAATACATCGCCGCGTTGCGGCCGATCGTGCGGCACCGGGGCTGGCAGATCACCACGATGCTCAAGGGCGGGTGCGCGCTGACCGAGGGATCGAAGTGGCCTGAGTGCGCGAGCTGGAACGAGGCCGTGATGGCCGAAATTCTGCAGCGGCGGCCCGAGGCCGTGATCACGATGGGCACCAGGGATGTGCGGGTGGGGCTGCGGGAGCGAACCCCCGAGGGCTACGTCGCGCAGTGGCGGGTGCTCGCCGAGGCGGGCATCCCAGTGGTGGCCATCCGGGACAACCCGCGATTCGACTACGAACCTTCGGAGTGCGTGCAAAAGCACGGGCTCGACGCGTGGCAGTGCCGCCAACCGAGAGCGGACATGCTGGCGGACGAGCCACCGTACGAGCGGCTCTCGGGAATCCCGTCCACCGTGTCGTTCCTGGACTTCAGTGACTACTTCTGCACCGATCGGCACTGTCCGCCGGTGATCGGAAACATGCTGGTGTATCTCGACGACAACCACGTCACCGCCGCATACCTGGAGACCATGTCGCCGATGGTGGAGGAGCGCATGGTGGGCGCGCTCGGCTGGGAGAACGACCCGCTTCCGGTAGCGAGTCGCTGA
- the katG gene encoding catalase/peroxidase HPI has product MNDESAGGCPVAHPKHPTAGASNRDWWPNQLNLKILRKHTAVSNPMDSDFDYASEFQSLDLDALARDVDEVLTTSKDWWPADFGHYGPFMIRMAWHSAGTYRINDGRGGAGAGQQRFAPINSWPDNGNLDKARRLLWSVKQKYGRKISWADLMIFTGNRALETMGLKTFGFAGGREDVWEPDEDVYWGPEATWLGDERYSGDRELENPLAAVQMGLIYVNPEGPNGNPDPLAAARDIRETFRRMAMNDEETVALIAGGHTFGKAHGAADPDKYVGPEPEGAPLEEQGLGWKNSFGTGKGRDAITSGLEVTWTPTPTKWDNTFFETLFGYEWELTKSPAGAYQWQPKDGAGANTVPDPEDGSLSRPPTMLTTDLALRLDPIYEPISRRFYENPAEFADAFARAWFKLTHRDMGPIQRYLGPLVPQETLIWQDPVPAVDHELIDAQDIATLKSQILDSGLSISQLVSTAWASASTFRGSDKRGGANGARIRLEPQREWEVNEPDKLVNVLSTLEGIQSAFNGSQTGGKKVSLADLIVLGGCAAVERAAKNAGFDVEVPFTPGRTDASQEQTDAESFAPLEPAADGFRNYRGKANQLPSEYLLLDRANLLTLTAPELTVLVGGMRVMGANYQQSSLGVFTSAPESLTNDFFVNLLDMGIEWKPTSEDAEIFEGRDQATGEVKWTGSRVDLVFGSNSELRALAEVYACDDAREKFVRDFVAAWDKVMNLDRFDLAS; this is encoded by the coding sequence ATGAACGACGAGAGCGCCGGTGGGTGCCCTGTCGCGCACCCCAAGCACCCGACCGCGGGCGCCAGCAACCGCGACTGGTGGCCGAACCAGCTCAACCTGAAGATCCTGCGCAAGCACACCGCCGTCTCCAACCCCATGGACTCCGACTTCGACTACGCCTCGGAGTTCCAGAGTCTGGACCTCGACGCCCTGGCAAGGGACGTCGACGAGGTGCTGACCACGTCGAAGGACTGGTGGCCAGCGGACTTCGGCCACTACGGGCCTTTCATGATCCGGATGGCGTGGCACAGCGCCGGGACGTACCGCATCAACGACGGCCGCGGCGGCGCGGGCGCGGGTCAGCAGCGCTTCGCCCCGATCAACAGCTGGCCCGACAACGGCAACCTCGACAAGGCGCGCAGGCTGCTTTGGTCGGTGAAGCAGAAGTACGGCCGCAAGATCTCGTGGGCCGACCTGATGATCTTCACGGGCAACCGCGCCCTCGAGACCATGGGCCTGAAGACCTTCGGCTTCGCGGGCGGTCGGGAAGACGTGTGGGAGCCCGACGAGGACGTGTACTGGGGCCCGGAGGCCACCTGGCTCGGCGACGAGCGCTACAGCGGTGACCGGGAGCTGGAGAACCCGCTGGCCGCCGTCCAGATGGGCCTCATCTACGTCAACCCGGAAGGCCCCAACGGCAACCCTGACCCGCTCGCGGCCGCCAGGGACATCCGCGAAACCTTCCGCCGGATGGCGATGAACGACGAGGAGACCGTCGCGCTCATCGCGGGCGGGCACACGTTCGGCAAGGCACACGGCGCGGCCGACCCGGACAAGTACGTCGGGCCGGAGCCCGAGGGTGCTCCGCTGGAAGAGCAGGGGCTCGGCTGGAAGAACAGCTTCGGCACCGGCAAGGGCAGGGACGCGATCACCAGCGGCCTGGAGGTCACCTGGACGCCGACCCCGACGAAGTGGGACAACACCTTCTTCGAGACGCTGTTCGGCTACGAGTGGGAGCTGACCAAGAGCCCAGCGGGGGCCTACCAGTGGCAGCCCAAGGACGGCGCGGGCGCCAACACCGTGCCGGACCCGGAGGACGGCTCGCTGTCACGTCCGCCGACGATGCTGACGACCGACCTCGCGCTGCGGTTGGACCCGATCTACGAGCCGATCTCGCGCCGCTTCTACGAGAACCCAGCCGAGTTCGCGGACGCGTTCGCCAGGGCGTGGTTCAAGCTCACCCACCGCGACATGGGTCCGATCCAGCGCTACCTCGGCCCGCTGGTGCCGCAGGAGACGCTGATCTGGCAGGACCCGGTTCCCGCCGTGGACCACGAGTTGATCGACGCGCAGGACATCGCGACCCTGAAGAGCCAGATCCTCGACTCGGGCCTTTCGATCTCCCAGCTCGTCTCCACCGCGTGGGCGTCGGCCTCGACGTTCCGTGGCAGTGACAAGCGGGGCGGAGCCAACGGTGCGCGCATCCGGCTCGAGCCGCAGCGGGAGTGGGAGGTCAACGAGCCCGACAAGCTGGTGAACGTGCTGAGCACGCTGGAGGGAATCCAGAGCGCGTTCAACGGTTCCCAGACCGGCGGCAAGAAGGTCTCGCTGGCCGACCTCATCGTGCTCGGCGGGTGCGCCGCGGTCGAGCGCGCCGCCAAGAACGCGGGTTTCGACGTCGAGGTTCCGTTCACCCCTGGCCGTACGGACGCCTCGCAGGAGCAGACCGACGCGGAGTCCTTCGCCCCGCTGGAGCCCGCCGCCGACGGGTTCCGCAACTACCGGGGTAAGGCCAACCAGCTGCCGTCGGAGTACCTGTTGCTGGACCGCGCGAACCTGCTGACGCTGACCGCGCCTGAGCTGACCGTTCTCGTGGGTGGGATGCGCGTCATGGGCGCCAACTACCAGCAGTCTTCGCTGGGCGTGTTCACCTCGGCACCGGAGTCGCTGACCAACGACTTCTTCGTGAACCTGCTCGACATGGGCATCGAGTGGAAGCCGACGTCGGAGGACGCTGAGATCTTCGAGGGCCGCGACCAGGCCACCGGTGAGGTCAAGTGGACCGGCAGCCGGGTCGACCTGGTGTTCGGCTCGAACTCCGAACTGCGCGCGCTCGCGGAGGTCTACGCGTGTGACGACGCGCGGGAGAAGTTCGTGCGCGACTTCGTGGCCGCGTGGGACAAGGTCATGAACCTGGACCGGTTCGACCTCGCCTCCTGA
- a CDS encoding GlxA family transcriptional regulator has translation MVARRPTITIPLIDGMTLFEIGMPLEALGYVWEPDQDPLYDVTLCGDLRGVRTHTGARLVPQQPLSAVAEGDTVLVPAVPPGRSVGSRLVRELRRASDRGARIVALCTGTFALAEAGLLDGRRATTHWRHAALLRRMYPDVEVDARALYVEDSGIFTSAGSAAGLDLCLHLIRRDHGERAANNTARHLVVAAHRDGDQAQYVHAEPLEDRAAWLDNLRAWLRENLRRPLTLTELGRAANLSPRTLARRFEQDVGTTPMRWVAAERIAAAKELLEATDLTVDRISSDVGFGSPVTFRTAFTQEVGISPKRYRSRFAARHDTAAPA, from the coding sequence ATGGTCGCGCGGCGTCCGACGATCACGATCCCGCTCATCGACGGCATGACCCTATTCGAGATCGGCATGCCGCTGGAAGCACTTGGCTATGTCTGGGAACCGGACCAGGACCCGCTGTACGACGTGACGTTGTGCGGCGACCTGCGCGGCGTTCGCACCCACACCGGCGCGCGGCTGGTACCGCAGCAGCCACTCAGCGCCGTGGCCGAGGGCGACACGGTGCTCGTGCCCGCGGTGCCACCGGGGCGGTCGGTCGGCTCCCGGCTGGTCCGCGAGCTACGGCGCGCTTCCGACCGGGGTGCCCGCATCGTAGCCCTGTGCACCGGCACTTTCGCACTCGCCGAGGCCGGCCTGCTCGACGGCCGTCGGGCCACCACCCACTGGCGGCACGCCGCGCTGCTGCGGCGGATGTACCCCGACGTCGAGGTCGACGCACGCGCCCTCTATGTGGAGGACAGCGGCATCTTCACCAGTGCGGGCTCGGCGGCGGGCCTCGACCTGTGCCTGCACCTGATCCGGCGCGACCACGGGGAGCGCGCCGCGAACAACACGGCCCGACATCTCGTGGTCGCCGCCCACCGTGACGGTGATCAGGCGCAGTACGTGCACGCGGAGCCGCTTGAGGATCGCGCCGCCTGGCTGGACAACCTCCGCGCCTGGCTGCGCGAGAACCTTCGCCGACCGTTGACGCTGACCGAACTGGGACGAGCGGCGAACCTCTCACCTCGCACCCTCGCCCGGCGGTTCGAGCAGGACGTCGGCACCACGCCAATGCGCTGGGTCGCCGCGGAGCGGATCGCGGCGGCCAAGGAACTCCTCGAGGCCACCGACCTGACGGTGGACCGGATCTCTTCCGACGTGGGCTTCGGGTCGCCGGTGACGTTTAGAACCGCCTTCACCCAGGAGGTCGGCATCTCACCGAAGCGCTACCGCTCACGGTTCGCGGCACGGCACGACACCGCCGCTCCGGCATAA
- a CDS encoding Fur family transcriptional regulator, whose product MPTTSDFERMLRGVALRVTRPRVAVLSAVHDHPHADTESITSVVRENLGAVSHQAVYDVLRALTDVGLVRRIQPPGSLARYEARVGDNHHHVVCRSCGSIADVDCAVGAAPCLTASDDHGFAIDEAEVIYWGLCPSCSTATSS is encoded by the coding sequence GTGCCAACGACTTCGGACTTCGAGCGCATGTTGCGCGGGGTCGCGCTGCGGGTGACGCGCCCTCGGGTAGCGGTGCTGTCCGCGGTGCACGACCATCCCCACGCCGACACGGAGTCGATCACCAGTGTCGTGCGGGAGAACCTCGGTGCAGTGTCCCATCAGGCGGTCTACGACGTGCTGCGCGCGCTGACCGACGTCGGTCTGGTGCGGCGCATCCAGCCACCCGGCTCGCTGGCGCGCTACGAGGCACGCGTCGGGGACAACCATCACCACGTCGTGTGCCGGTCGTGTGGCTCCATCGCCGACGTCGACTGCGCTGTCGGCGCCGCCCCCTGCTTGACCGCGTCCGACGACCACGGCTTCGCCATCGACGAGGCCGAGGTCATCTACTGGGGCCTGTGTCCCAGTTGCTCCACCGCAACCAGTTCCTGA
- the lexA gene encoding transcriptional repressor LexA, translated as MTAHDDLAYLDTSILPPRQRQILAVIRDWVIRHGYSPTTRQLADAVGLRSTSSVSKHLASLEENGFLRRGGAMSRPIDVRMFLPRQVAAESADDSVTVPVVGEIAAGIPIAAEQHIDDMLRLPRELAGRGNVFGLRVRGDSMVDAAICDGDLVVVRQQPEAYSGQIVAAMIDDEATVKVYRRRGGHVYLEPRNPDYEVIDGDDAVVLGIVVSVLRSL; from the coding sequence GTGACGGCCCACGATGATCTCGCATACCTCGACACGTCGATCTTGCCGCCACGGCAGCGGCAGATCCTGGCGGTGATCCGGGACTGGGTGATCAGGCACGGCTACTCGCCGACAACGCGGCAACTCGCCGACGCCGTCGGGCTTCGGTCGACGTCCTCGGTGTCGAAGCACCTGGCGAGCCTGGAGGAGAACGGGTTCCTGCGGCGTGGTGGTGCGATGTCCAGACCGATCGACGTGCGGATGTTCCTGCCGCGGCAGGTCGCTGCCGAGTCCGCCGACGACTCGGTGACCGTTCCCGTGGTCGGCGAGATCGCCGCGGGCATCCCGATCGCCGCGGAACAGCACATCGACGACATGCTGCGGCTGCCGCGCGAACTGGCCGGCCGAGGCAACGTCTTCGGGTTGCGGGTGCGCGGTGACTCGATGGTCGATGCGGCGATCTGTGACGGCGATCTCGTGGTGGTGCGGCAACAGCCGGAGGCCTACTCCGGTCAGATCGTCGCCGCCATGATCGACGACGAGGCCACGGTGAAGGTGTATCGCCGCAGGGGCGGCCACGTGTATCTCGAGCCGCGCAACCCCGACTACGAGGTCATCGACGGCGACGACGCAGTCGTACTCGGCATCGTCGTCTCGGTGCTGCGCAGCCTCTGA